A stretch of Deinococcus radiotolerans DNA encodes these proteins:
- a CDS encoding DUF937 domain-containing protein: MNFAELLHSFFDESGAARLAQAADVDPAEVRRILDAGLPLQLNALTGQADTPAAAHLAEAVASLPHFETVGAVLNEPDGASNLRQAGELLGPALLGDGTGQLARQAAGLAGTSEDRAGRVLTLTLPLLLSLLGRAGLTAGNVSTLLRDLSGPLDPPATPPVVVPGLDAPSAETGGPGDALAAGATTAGLATLTGPALLDWLRAQLAGPVGERLGVAAGLGASGAGRATQAALPVLLAALVRRAGTDAGAQELLDRGAATRDLVDPDGAPVTRLLSDPAETARIEGQGRALLGSVFPNLDPVTGRLGSALGSSGASAGRLLALLGPFLLALLGARARAGGLGAADFRTLLGGLGGNLGGLLPAGLGGLRTLLDETPDVVPAVTPAAAAPVTPVVTPAAPPPVTPPVTPVRRGGFPWWIIPLLLLLGLGGCWLVNQNRAAPPAASSAQAASIVVTNPTSGADLPAEPFTMSGTGPASTALTIADQGQEVAQATVGADGNWTADLPAPTPGEHTYTVDGGGGRSELKVNVADASASTGANGDTSTSGDTNAASGSTDAGTAPTDSTGSAASGAATGNSASSSTGSAASGDAGSGAADPASPDASDASTAAAAGAFTISEPAADATLPAGTFTLRGNGTARQQVELFEDDTSLGKITVGPDGTWSFDVPSPAAGPHTYRVKAEDGTELASVGATVGEPAADASAASCTETYTLSMTNGQTVNEPFRFGGVGQGQGYSVTVKRGARTIGTKDIPLDATCGWSYQSRPGPGKITYEVRPLGDAAAAPLSTVNLTVAQ, encoded by the coding sequence ATGAATTTCGCTGAACTGCTGCACTCCTTCTTCGATGAGTCAGGCGCCGCGCGTCTTGCCCAGGCGGCCGACGTGGACCCCGCCGAGGTCCGCCGCATCCTGGACGCCGGTCTGCCCCTGCAACTGAACGCCCTGACCGGGCAGGCGGACACGCCCGCCGCCGCGCACCTCGCAGAGGCGGTTGCCAGCCTGCCTCACTTCGAGACTGTCGGGGCCGTCCTGAACGAACCGGACGGCGCGTCGAACCTGCGTCAGGCCGGTGAACTGCTGGGCCCCGCCCTGCTGGGCGACGGGACGGGCCAGCTGGCGCGTCAGGCGGCGGGCCTGGCGGGCACCAGCGAGGACCGCGCCGGGCGGGTCCTGACGTTGACGCTGCCGCTGCTGCTCAGCCTGCTGGGCCGCGCCGGGCTGACCGCCGGGAACGTCAGCACTCTGCTCAGGGACCTGAGCGGCCCGCTTGACCCGCCGGCCACGCCACCGGTGGTCGTCCCTGGCCTGGACGCCCCGTCCGCCGAGACGGGCGGACCCGGGGACGCGCTGGCGGCGGGCGCGACCACCGCGGGCCTGGCGACCCTGACCGGTCCGGCGCTGCTGGACTGGCTGCGCGCGCAGCTGGCCGGGCCGGTCGGGGAGCGGCTGGGCGTGGCCGCCGGGCTGGGCGCCTCGGGGGCCGGGCGGGCCACGCAGGCGGCGCTGCCGGTCCTGCTGGCCGCGCTGGTGCGCCGCGCGGGCACGGACGCGGGCGCGCAGGAGCTGCTGGACCGCGGCGCCGCCACGCGGGACCTGGTCGATCCGGACGGCGCGCCAGTCACCCGGCTGCTAAGCGACCCGGCGGAAACCGCGCGGATAGAGGGGCAGGGGCGGGCCCTGCTGGGCAGCGTGTTCCCGAACCTGGACCCGGTCACGGGCCGCCTGGGGTCCGCGCTGGGCAGCAGTGGCGCCAGCGCGGGGCGCCTGCTGGCGCTGCTGGGGCCGTTCCTGCTGGCGCTGCTGGGCGCCCGGGCGCGCGCTGGTGGGCTGGGCGCCGCGGACTTCCGGACCCTGCTGGGCGGTCTGGGCGGGAACCTGGGGGGGCTGCTGCCGGCGGGCCTGGGCGGCCTGAGAACCCTGCTGGACGAGACGCCGGACGTTGTTCCGGCCGTCACGCCTGCCGCCGCGGCCCCGGTCACGCCCGTCGTGACCCCCGCGGCCCCGCCACCGGTCACGCCGCCGGTCACCCCGGTGCGGCGCGGCGGGTTCCCCTGGTGGATCATTCCGCTGCTGCTCCTGCTGGGACTGGGCGGCTGCTGGCTGGTCAACCAGAACCGCGCGGCACCCCCGGCGGCCAGCAGCGCGCAGGCGGCCAGCATCGTCGTGACGAACCCCACGTCCGGCGCGGACCTGCCCGCCGAGCCGTTCACCATGAGCGGCACCGGCCCCGCGAGCACCGCCCTGACCATCGCGGATCAGGGCCAGGAGGTCGCGCAGGCCACGGTCGGCGCGGACGGCAACTGGACGGCGGACCTGCCCGCCCCCACCCCCGGCGAGCACACGTACACCGTGGACGGCGGCGGCGGACGCAGCGAACTGAAGGTGAACGTCGCAGATGCGAGCGCGTCAACCGGCGCTAACGGCGACACCAGCACCAGTGGCGACACCAACGCGGCGTCCGGTAGCACTGACGCGGGCACCGCGCCCACCGACAGCACCGGCAGCGCAGCATCGGGCGCCGCGACCGGCAACTCGGCCAGCAGCTCAACGGGCAGCGCGGCCAGTGGTGACGCGGGGAGCGGCGCGGCCGACCCGGCCAGTCCTGACGCCAGTGACGCGAGCACAGCCGCGGCGGCCGGCGCGTTCACGATCAGCGAACCCGCCGCGGACGCCACGCTGCCCGCCGGGACGTTCACCCTGCGCGGGAACGGCACGGCCAGGCAGCAGGTGGAACTGTTCGAGGACGACACCAGCCTTGGGAAGATCACGGTCGGACCGGACGGCACCTGGAGCTTTGATGTGCCCAGCCCCGCCGCTGGGCCGCACACGTACCGCGTGAAGGCGGAAGACGGCACCGAACTCGCCTCGGTGGGCGCGACGGTCGGCGAGCCCGCCGCGGACGCCAGCGCGGCCAGCTGCACCGAGACCTACACCCTGAGCATGACGAATGGGCAGACCGTGAATGAACCCTTCCGCTTCGGCGGCGTGGGCCAGGGGCAGGGGTACAGCGTGACCGTCAAGCGCGGCGCGCGGACCATTGGCACGAAGGACATCCCGCTGGACGCCACGTGCGGCTGGAGTTACCAGAGCCGCCCCGGCCCCGGCAAGATCACGTACGAGGTGCGTCCGCTGGGCGACGCGGCCGCCGCGCCCCTGAGCACCGTGAACCTGACCGTCGCGCAGTAA
- the rpmF gene encoding 50S ribosomal protein L32 → MAKHPVPKKKTSKSKRDMRRSHHALVAPNLTECPQCHAKKLSHHICPSCGYYNGRQVLAV, encoded by the coding sequence ATGGCCAAACACCCCGTTCCCAAGAAGAAGACCAGCAAGAGCAAGCGCGACATGCGCCGCAGCCACCACGCCCTCGTCGCGCCCAACCTGACCGAGTGCCCCCAGTGCCACGCGAAGAAGCTCAGCCACCACATCTGCCCCAGCTGCGGCTACTACAACGGCCGTCAGGTGCTCGCGGTCTAA
- a CDS encoding trimeric intracellular cation channel family protein yields MHELEWAPITLETGLRVLDLIGVLAFAMSGALLGVRKRFDLFGVLVLGCVTAVGGGAIRDTLTGQTPPLFLRDETYLYAALLGSGLAFAFGTRLARFERTLSVFDTVGLGLFAASGALGAINFGLGPLGVVFAGMLSGVGGGVIRDLIANEVPEIMYRSEQLYATAAAAGALTVWLLYPHVTPFQAQFSGAVVVWGLRWISRRGWVRLPVRRLPEDTPQG; encoded by the coding sequence GTGCATGAACTCGAGTGGGCGCCCATCACGCTGGAGACCGGCCTGCGCGTTCTCGACCTGATCGGCGTGCTGGCCTTCGCGATGTCCGGCGCGCTGCTGGGCGTGCGCAAGCGCTTCGACCTGTTCGGCGTGCTCGTGCTGGGCTGCGTGACCGCCGTGGGCGGCGGCGCGATCCGCGACACGCTGACCGGGCAGACCCCGCCGCTGTTCCTGCGGGACGAGACGTACCTGTACGCCGCGCTGCTGGGCTCCGGGCTGGCGTTCGCGTTCGGCACGCGCCTGGCCCGCTTCGAGCGGACCCTGAGCGTGTTCGACACGGTCGGCCTGGGCCTGTTCGCCGCGTCCGGCGCGCTGGGAGCGATCAACTTCGGGCTGGGGCCGCTGGGCGTGGTGTTCGCCGGGATGCTGTCCGGCGTGGGCGGCGGCGTGATCCGCGACCTGATCGCCAACGAGGTCCCGGAGATCATGTACCGCAGCGAGCAGCTGTACGCCACCGCCGCCGCCGCCGGAGCGCTGACCGTGTGGCTGCTGTACCCGCACGTCACGCCGTTCCAGGCGCAGTTCAGCGGCGCGGTGGTCGTGTGGGGACTGCGCTGGATCTCCCGGCGCGGCTGGGTGCGCCTCCCGGTGCGCCGCCTCCCCGAGGACACCCCGCAGGGCTGA